A single Nicotiana tabacum cultivar K326 chromosome 5, ASM71507v2, whole genome shotgun sequence DNA region contains:
- the LOC142180791 gene encoding uncharacterized protein LOC142180791 — MWKVWKAKLPLDDFLKKVGYCMPSKCWCCVHPDEESFQHLFFKSETAKTTWKYFLSRAGIAVEGITMHQAITKCWNANVCLRLKPVMQALPSCIVWELWKRRNSMKYGDAVTTSRVIYQVSSNLQALVKVRKPGIDMVPHKWKDLLAMMENFTPKLKVTKVMWKPPSTGWLKVNTDGASRGNPGRSSIGFCIRNENGDIVKSVGREIEETTNTVAKAKAMLEALRFCRFQQYSHVWLQTDSMLLKKIMDGIWKPPWIISEQVEEIMQLMIGGNYTVTHIHREGNKLADHLANYALDHGEIECQHFWHLDAQGRRLINEDKMQCPSLRVKVDRR; from the coding sequence ATGTGGAAAGTGTGGAAAGCAAAGTTACCTTTAGATGATTTCTTGAAAAAGGTAGGCTACTGCATGCCATCAAAATGCTGGTGTTGTGTACATCCTGATGAGGAATCTTTTCAACATTTGTTTTTTAAATCAGAAACTGCAAAGACAACTTGGAAGTATTTTCTATCAAGGGCAGGAATAGCTGTGGAAGGAATTACAATGCACCAAGCAATCACAAAATGTTGGAATGCAAATGTGTGCTTAAGGCTCAAACCGGTAATGCAAGCACTCCCTTCATGCATAGTATGGGAACtctggaaaagaagaaatagtatGAAGTATGGTGATGCTGTGACAACCAGCAGGGTGATTTATCAAGTGTCATCAAATCTCCAGGCATTAGTGAAAGTGAGAAAGCCAGGGATAGACATGGTACCTCACAAATGGAAAGACCTTCTAGCCATGATGGAAAATTTCACTCCTAAACTTAAAGTTACCAAAGTCATGTGGAAACCACCAAGTACAGGATGGCTAAAGGTTAATACGGATGGGGCATCGAGGGGAAATCCAGGCAGGAGTTCAATAGGTTTTTGCATAAGAAATGAAAATGGCGACATAGTCAAGTCTGTAGGGAGGGAGATTGAGGAGACGACAAACACAGTAGCTAAAGCGAAGGCAATGTTAGAAGCACTAAGGTTCTGCAGATTCCAACAATACTCTCATGTATGGCTTCAAACTGACTCAATGTTACTAAAAAAGATAATGGATGGGATTTGgaaaccaccatggatcataTCTGAGCAGGTAGAGGAAATTATGCAACTAATGATTGGGGGCAATTACACAGTTACTCATATTCATAGAGAGGGCAACAagttggctgatcacttggctaaCTATGCTTTAGATCATGGAGAAATCGAATGCCAACATTTCTGGCATCTAGATGCACAAGGAAGGAGGTTGATTAATGAAGATAAGATGCAATGTCCAAGTCTAAGGGTGAAGGTGGACAGAAGATAA